From a single Coriobacteriaceae bacterium genomic region:
- a CDS encoding diguanylate cyclase, producing the protein MVKALKIEIFLLCMIILIGLAVRSRRSLFSSTQQLLFSMLGYTSAAYIFFDMIWTLSDGVSTPVGITANWISNAVSFSLFAIACLIWFFYSETMQGSRLLTTPYRVVLLTLPTALVVVLAFTSYWTHAMFYIDARGVYRRGALYMIQPIVSYCYVIYTSLHAFIQARKVESLQKKAIYRTLAFFAVPALVGGTFQIVYSVPGLCVGIMISMLLLYIICQEQLISTDPLTGLNNRNRFETYMLSLFSNVDQAEDVYLLMMDADGFKQINDRYGHVEGDHALQVISAALKEVCSASGGFIARYGGDEFVVLQKAAAEQDIMHLCATINDELAHAEVPYALRMSIGCARVGDGIDTWQNLLRAADTELYRVKAEKKKAGVQIR; encoded by the coding sequence GTGGTAAAGGCACTCAAGATCGAGATATTCCTGCTGTGCATGATTATTCTTATCGGACTTGCCGTACGAAGCCGTCGCTCCCTGTTCTCGAGCACCCAGCAGCTTTTGTTTAGCATGCTGGGCTACACGTCTGCTGCCTACATTTTCTTCGATATGATCTGGACGCTCTCGGACGGCGTGAGCACTCCTGTAGGCATCACGGCCAACTGGATTTCCAACGCGGTTTCGTTTTCGCTGTTCGCCATCGCGTGCCTCATTTGGTTTTTCTATTCCGAGACGATGCAGGGCTCACGGCTCCTGACCACGCCCTATAGGGTGGTACTTTTAACGTTGCCAACCGCATTGGTGGTCGTTCTGGCATTTACCAGCTACTGGACGCACGCTATGTTCTATATCGATGCGCGGGGCGTATATCGTCGCGGAGCGCTTTATATGATTCAGCCTATCGTTAGCTACTGCTACGTCATATATACGTCCTTGCATGCCTTTATTCAGGCTCGAAAAGTCGAAAGCCTGCAAAAGAAGGCCATTTATCGCACCCTCGCCTTTTTTGCGGTTCCCGCTCTGGTGGGCGGTACCTTTCAGATCGTATACTCGGTGCCTGGCCTTTGTGTCGGCATAATGATTAGCATGTTGCTGCTCTATATCATCTGCCAGGAGCAACTGATCTCGACTGACCCGTTGACTGGACTCAACAACCGCAACCGTTTTGAGACCTATATGCTGTCGCTCTTTTCAAATGTGGATCAGGCCGAAGATGTGTATCTGCTTATGATGGACGCTGACGGCTTTAAGCAGATTAACGATCGCTATGGACATGTGGAGGGCGACCATGCTCTTCAGGTAATATCCGCTGCGCTCAAAGAGGTCTGCTCGGCGTCTGGTGGCTTTATCGCGCGTTATGGTGGCGATGAGTTCGTGGTGCTCCAAAAGGCAGCGGCGGAACAGGATATCATGCATCTGTGCGCGACAATCAACGACGAGCTCGCGCATGCCGAGGTGCCGTATGCATTGCGGATGTCCATCGGTTGCGCGCGGGTCGGCGATGGTATTGATACCTGGCAAAACCTGCTTCGCGCCGCCGACACGGAACTCTACCGTGTCAAGGCCGAGAAAAAGAAAGCCGGCGTTCAGATACGCTAG
- a CDS encoding 2-keto-3-deoxygluconate permease: protein MAQEATANEQKKFKVPRIPGDIMIYPMIVGLLLNTFCPQVFEVGGFFTAACRGGSNTIVAAILLFVGAGISFKSTPGAIKTGIVVLIPKLVVAAALGLGVAYFFNDNFLGLSSVSIIGGITFCNMALYTGIMGEFGDESEQGAVGILFFTAGPAVTMIILGVSGLANIPVGTIIGSILPLVIGMVLGNLFPFIKNLLVPGANPAIAVIGFQLGASMSLSSFIAGGISGILLGLITLFIVGPITFAFERLCGGNGKAAVACSTIAGTAMTTPVALAEVAPRYAELAPTAYAQIATAVIITAIMAPILTGWVDKKFCQGKEDLSPAGVEAIEEAVATDIDGE, encoded by the coding sequence ATGGCACAGGAAGCGACCGCCAACGAGCAAAAGAAATTCAAGGTCCCGCGTATCCCGGGCGACATCATGATCTATCCGATGATCGTCGGCCTTTTGCTCAATACCTTCTGCCCGCAGGTCTTTGAGGTCGGCGGCTTCTTTACGGCTGCCTGCCGCGGCGGCTCCAACACCATCGTTGCCGCGATCTTGCTGTTCGTGGGCGCCGGCATCAGCTTTAAGTCCACGCCGGGCGCCATCAAGACCGGCATCGTCGTGCTGATTCCCAAGCTGGTCGTCGCAGCGGCTCTCGGCCTAGGCGTGGCATATTTCTTTAACGACAACTTCCTGGGTCTGAGCTCCGTGTCTATCATCGGCGGCATTACGTTTTGCAACATGGCGCTCTATACGGGCATCATGGGCGAGTTCGGCGATGAGTCCGAGCAGGGCGCCGTCGGTATCCTGTTCTTTACGGCCGGCCCCGCCGTCACGATGATCATCCTTGGTGTTTCGGGTCTTGCCAACATCCCTGTCGGCACCATCATCGGATCCATCCTGCCGCTTGTTATCGGCATGGTCCTGGGCAACTTGTTCCCGTTTATCAAGAACCTGCTGGTTCCCGGCGCCAATCCCGCGATTGCTGTAATTGGTTTTCAGCTCGGTGCGTCCATGAGCCTTTCGAGCTTCATCGCCGGTGGCATTTCGGGCATCCTGCTGGGTCTCATCACGCTCTTTATCGTCGGTCCCATTACCTTTGCCTTTGAGCGTCTGTGTGGCGGCAACGGTAAGGCGGCTGTGGCATGTTCCACCATTGCCGGCACGGCCATGACCACGCCGGTCGCCCTCGCCGAGGTCGCTCCGCGCTATGCCGAGCTTGCGCCCACTGCGTATGCGCAGATCGCCACTGCCGTCATCATCACGGCAATCATGGCCCCGATTCTAACCGGCTGGGTCGATAAGAAGTTCTGCCAGGGCAAGGAAGACCTGTCGCCTGCCGGTGTCGAGGCCATCGAAGAGGCTGTCGCGACCGACATCGATGGCGAGTAG
- a CDS encoding AzlD domain-containing protein, whose translation MPVNEFLVLWLSSWAAIAFFRIAPAFALRGRTLSPRITEALGYIPPAAFAALVANDLVSPGAFDAGLWPALVPWIAAVGVVVVAVKTKSMLWCCVSGIVLYIVLSLI comes from the coding sequence ATGCCCGTTAACGAGTTCTTGGTTCTGTGGCTGTCGTCGTGGGCTGCTATCGCGTTCTTTCGCATCGCGCCGGCGTTCGCCTTGCGCGGGCGGACCCTGTCGCCCCGCATTACCGAGGCCCTGGGCTATATCCCGCCCGCTGCCTTTGCCGCGCTGGTCGCCAACGACTTGGTGAGCCCCGGCGCGTTCGACGCGGGACTCTGGCCTGCCTTGGTTCCCTGGATTGCGGCCGTCGGCGTCGTGGTCGTGGCGGTCAAGACAAAATCGATGCTGTGGTGCTGCGTCTCGGGCATCGTACTCTATATTGTCTTGAGCCTTATATAG
- a CDS encoding AzlC family ABC transporter permease, producing MLTYVAIGAPCGMIMGQTGMEPWMVFALSSTFVTGSGQFMICNLWLAGVPAPSIIASVAAISSRFALYSASIAPHLTGASKRQTLAVAATLTEEAYGISLAKLVEGEDWGPRESFVLNVILIATWGVSCTMGAIVGAVVDVPTAIAAFVCTSLFICLLFSQRLSRGNVVAAVSGAVSVAVCKFLGLVNIAVPASVVAGIAIALACDAVFDGRGARDAR from the coding sequence ATGCTTACCTATGTTGCAATAGGCGCGCCGTGCGGAATGATCATGGGGCAGACGGGAATGGAGCCCTGGATGGTCTTTGCCCTGAGCAGCACGTTTGTGACGGGCAGCGGCCAGTTTATGATCTGCAATCTTTGGCTGGCGGGCGTACCGGCACCTTCGATTATCGCGAGCGTTGCCGCCATCTCCTCGCGTTTTGCGCTTTACTCGGCATCGATCGCGCCGCATCTGACGGGTGCCTCGAAGCGTCAGACGCTGGCTGTTGCCGCGACACTTACCGAGGAGGCATATGGCATCTCGCTTGCCAAGTTGGTTGAAGGGGAGGATTGGGGCCCGCGCGAGTCCTTTGTGCTCAACGTGATCCTCATCGCAACATGGGGCGTTTCGTGTACGATGGGCGCCATCGTCGGCGCCGTTGTCGATGTTCCCACCGCCATTGCAGCCTTTGTCTGCACCTCGCTCTTTATCTGCCTGCTCTTTTCGCAGCGGCTGTCGCGCGGCAACGTTGTCGCGGCGGTTTCGGGCGCGGTGTCCGTCGCCGTATGCAAGTTCTTGGGCCTCGTGAATATTGCCGTGCCGGCAAGCGTCGTGGCCGGCATTGCCATTGCGTTGGCGTGCGATGCAGTATTTGACGGAAGAGGTGCCCGCGATGCCCGTTAA
- a CDS encoding HD domain-containing protein, whose protein sequence is MTAIDRDRARAAFKSYTDAYDATNPRIALKIEHTYHVAEACDAVAREQGWSSEDIDLAWLCGLLHDMGRFEQLRRWDTFKDAESMSHAALGIEVLFGENPADAPATTDIRDFIETGAHDELIRASIAYHSDFRLPAQLDERTRCFCDIVRDGDKIDIMRTIADSTVDTILKVDEKTFLGSRFSSPTLAAFDEHRCVARDERDEPADFLVGLICFMFELVYPASRALAREQGDIHRLLDAPFGITRPFTDPATQATWSRLKDEMRDWLARA, encoded by the coding sequence ATGACAGCTATCGATCGAGACCGGGCGCGCGCGGCCTTCAAAAGCTACACCGATGCCTACGACGCCACCAACCCACGCATCGCGCTCAAAATCGAGCATACGTACCACGTGGCCGAGGCATGCGATGCCGTAGCGCGCGAGCAGGGCTGGTCGTCAGAAGATATTGACCTGGCATGGCTTTGCGGCCTGCTACACGATATGGGCCGCTTTGAGCAGCTGCGACGCTGGGACACCTTTAAGGACGCCGAGAGCATGAGCCATGCGGCGCTGGGCATCGAGGTCCTCTTTGGCGAGAATCCCGCCGATGCACCCGCCACGACAGACATCCGTGACTTTATCGAAACCGGTGCGCATGACGAGCTCATCCGAGCGAGCATCGCCTATCACAGCGACTTTCGCCTGCCGGCACAACTCGACGAGCGTACACGGTGCTTCTGCGATATCGTGCGCGATGGTGACAAGATCGACATTATGCGCACCATCGCCGACAGCACCGTCGACACTATCCTCAAGGTGGACGAGAAGACGTTTCTCGGCAGCCGTTTCTCGTCGCCGACACTTGCCGCCTTTGACGAGCACCGCTGCGTCGCACGCGATGAGCGCGATGAGCCCGCCGACTTCTTGGTGGGGCTTATCTGCTTTATGTTTGAGCTCGTCTATCCAGCAAGCCGCGCGCTGGCGCGCGAACAGGGCGATATCCACCGCCTGCTCGACGCGCCCTTTGGCATTACGCGGCCCTTTACCGACCCCGCCACGCAGGCAACCTGGAGCCGCCTAAAGGACGAGATGCGCGACTGGCTGGCGCGCGCCTAG
- a CDS encoding electron transfer flavoprotein subunit alpha, with product MSGLIIDSEACIGCGRCVRACASGGIVVEGERPNRCARVTEGCILCGGCVDACPVNAISIECDEAAGAVDLDAYRDIWVFVQTDEHDTVTPVAYELMGKGRELADARGCRLVALVGMSPEGSLGDLEHLVCAGADEVLACRDERLRQNDAEVYARLICDLVAERKPEAILYGATAFGRELAPGVAVRLQTGLTADCTVLSMDTETGLLQQTRPAFGGNLMATIICPNHRPQMATVRPGIFKAPDFDYGRSGTITQISLADDAKARVEISIPAEEWGQQPSIANAERLVVVGRGIGSKKNLPLMRRLAEALGAELGCTRPVVEAGWLEYRHQIGQTGVSVSPRLLVSIGVSGAIQHLAGIGGAECIIAINEDPDAPIFGAAQYKVVGDAVEVVEELLAQLER from the coding sequence ATGAGCGGACTGATTATCGATAGCGAAGCCTGTATCGGCTGCGGTCGCTGCGTTCGCGCCTGCGCCTCGGGCGGCATTGTGGTGGAGGGCGAGCGTCCCAACCGATGCGCCCGCGTAACCGAGGGCTGTATCCTATGCGGTGGGTGCGTCGACGCCTGCCCTGTCAACGCTATCTCGATCGAGTGTGACGAGGCCGCTGGTGCGGTGGACCTTGATGCATATCGAGACATTTGGGTCTTCGTGCAGACCGACGAGCACGATACGGTGACTCCCGTTGCCTATGAGCTTATGGGCAAGGGGCGCGAGCTTGCCGATGCTCGCGGCTGCCGTCTGGTGGCACTGGTCGGCATGAGCCCCGAGGGCTCGCTCGGGGACCTGGAGCATCTGGTTTGCGCGGGCGCCGACGAAGTCCTGGCCTGTCGCGACGAGCGCCTGCGCCAAAACGATGCGGAGGTCTACGCCCGCTTGATCTGCGATTTGGTAGCCGAACGCAAACCCGAGGCCATCCTATACGGTGCGACCGCTTTTGGTCGCGAACTGGCACCCGGCGTTGCCGTGCGTTTGCAGACGGGCCTTACGGCTGACTGCACCGTACTTTCGATGGATACAGAGACGGGACTGCTGCAACAGACGCGTCCGGCGTTTGGCGGCAACCTGATGGCCACCATCATTTGCCCCAACCACCGTCCGCAGATGGCAACGGTGCGCCCCGGTATCTTTAAGGCTCCCGACTTCGACTACGGCCGCTCTGGCACGATCACCCAGATATCGCTTGCGGATGATGCTAAGGCTCGTGTCGAGATCTCGATTCCCGCCGAGGAGTGGGGACAGCAGCCCTCGATCGCCAATGCCGAGCGCCTGGTCGTGGTGGGTCGCGGCATTGGTTCCAAGAAAAACCTGCCGTTGATGCGAAGGCTCGCCGAGGCTCTGGGTGCCGAGCTTGGTTGCACGCGTCCCGTCGTGGAGGCGGGTTGGCTGGAGTATCGCCACCAGATTGGCCAGACGGGCGTATCGGTTTCGCCCAGGCTTCTCGTGAGTATCGGTGTTTCGGGCGCCATCCAACATCTTGCCGGCATCGGTGGGGCGGAGTGCATCATCGCCATCAACGAGGACCCGGATGCCCCCATTTTCGGTGCTGCCCAGTACAAGGTTGTTGGGGATGCCGTCGAGGTCGTCGAGGAGCTGCTGGCCCAGCTTGAGCGCTAG
- a CDS encoding electron transfer flavoprotein subunit beta/FixA family protein, whose product MSDFHMVVCVKAVPGSTEVKMDPKTNTIVRDGKQAVINPFDASALECALALKDDFIGFGMDVRVTVVSMGIPATESLLRDCIARGADDALLLTDRAFAGADTLATTYALKCGIEALDEHFDLLICGKMAVDGDTAQIGPELAGAFEIPCVTDVSCVQSAGFTTCGSLALVHGCDAGEETVYLEMPCAMTTAKEIGQLRMPSIAGIRAAEEADVRVVSAADVNADPARCGLAGSPTQVVRSFVPDRDQTCEAVDGTASEQAAKLAKIIEGMA is encoded by the coding sequence ATGAGTGATTTCCATATGGTGGTGTGCGTCAAGGCGGTGCCGGGAAGCACCGAGGTCAAGATGGACCCCAAAACCAATACCATCGTGCGCGATGGCAAGCAGGCGGTCATTAATCCCTTCGATGCAAGTGCCCTCGAATGTGCGTTGGCGCTCAAGGACGACTTTATCGGCTTTGGCATGGATGTGCGCGTGACGGTGGTATCGATGGGTATCCCTGCAACCGAATCGCTACTGCGCGACTGCATCGCCCGCGGCGCCGACGATGCATTGCTGCTCACCGACCGTGCTTTTGCGGGTGCGGACACGTTGGCGACCACCTATGCTCTCAAATGCGGCATCGAGGCGCTCGACGAGCACTTCGACCTGCTCATCTGCGGCAAGATGGCGGTGGATGGCGATACTGCCCAGATTGGCCCCGAACTGGCCGGCGCCTTCGAGATTCCCTGCGTGACCGATGTGAGCTGCGTACAGAGCGCGGGCTTTACGACGTGCGGCTCGCTGGCGCTTGTCCACGGCTGTGACGCCGGCGAGGAGACGGTCTATCTGGAGATGCCGTGCGCGATGACGACTGCCAAGGAGATTGGCCAGTTGCGTATGCCGAGTATTGCCGGTATCCGCGCGGCGGAGGAGGCGGACGTGCGCGTGGTCAGTGCCGCCGACGTGAACGCCGACCCCGCGCGTTGCGGTCTTGCCGGGTCGCCGACACAGGTCGTGCGCTCGTTTGTGCCCGACCGTGACCAAACGTGCGAGGCCGTTGACGGAACGGCGTCCGAGCAGGCGGCAAAACTTGCCAAGATCATCGAGGGGATGGCATAG